From the genome of Danaus plexippus chromosome 30, MEX_DaPlex, whole genome shotgun sequence, one region includes:
- the LOC116776693 gene encoding copper-transporting ATPase 2 isoform X1 yields the protein MLSRGVKYKLLEDGDGGDPSPDLVSVRVPIHGMTCQSCVRSIEGSVRELPGIHYVKVELSEKAGYFKYDPSACSADSIRSHIEDMGFEVTDNSDGETRNLLNPEIPTDTLIDMSTDASLLLAVVGMTCQSCVDSIQGALKDVPGVTSSTVSLAKGTALVTFTPAEVTPDLIKDTIYNLGFDVDIISVTDKEAENKDQGGSGDRRARAGGGEATAKTNGNAPSEISRCTLEVKGMTCASCVAAIEKHCAKLTGVHSIVIALLAAKAEVRYEPAKISAAAIADSITELGFSSELISDSGAPKDLNLLIKGMTCASCVNKIEKSLMKLNGVVSCSVALTTSKGKVKYDPEVIGARRICDAVGDLGFEANVVGSQHKGTANYLEHKEEIRRWRNAFLVSLIFGAPCMAAMTYFMLGMGHHSARDMCCVLPGLSLENLLLWLLATPVQFIGGWHFYKQAYKALRHGTSNMDVLISMTTTISYLYSVGAVSAAMALQKDTSPLTFFDTPPMLLVFVSLGRWLEHIAKGKTSEALSKLLSLKPTEAVLVTLDPEGREISEKNIPVDLVERGDILKVVPGAKIPVDGKVISGQSTCDESLITGESMPVAKTKDSLVIGGSMNQHGALLVRATHTGEASTLAQIVRLVEDAQSSKAPVQRLADTIASYFVPMVVFLSLLTLVCWTISGALDVDRIKAITPEIYRDAGFSDWELIVQTAFHFALSVLAIACPCALGLATPTAVMVATGVGARLGLLIKGAEPLENAHKVKTVIFDKTGTVTRGDTSVARVSILTGDPSTLPEVITCILTAELNSEHPVASAIVRWCTSVVGSPRALVRGFTAAPGCGLRARVLLTERPPGLDKDGVLSHLGGVPVELVGGEGDAALSSAQAAARLQRVIKAAEQGEEVEQVVLIGNREWMHRNGVMVPRRVQEQLRTDEELGRTAVLVAINDQLVCTIGVSDQVKPEAHLAVYCLKKMGLEVCLLTGDNKKTAAAIARQVGINKVFAEVLPSHKVAKVQELQDKGQKVAMVGDGVNDSPALARADVGVAIASGTDVAVEAADLVLMRSDLLDVVSCLQLSRVTVRRIRMNFVFASVYNLLGIPLASGAFALYGLQLQPWMASAAMAMSSVSVVCSSLLLKTFRKPTMEQLKTPEYLQSLHQEQLEQLEAVAVHRGLDEKLDPQDKGTPLAKLFTRSKSTDDFLLREEDDLLTVSFIPKRSS from the exons ATGCTGTCAAGAGGAGTTAAGTACAAGTTACTGGAGGATGGCGACGGAGG TGATCCCAGTCCAGACCTGGTCTCCGTGCGTGTCCCCATCCATGGCATGACCTGCCAGTCCTGTGTGAGGAGCATCGAGGGATCAGTCCGGGAACTGCCGGGAATTCACTACGTTAAG GTGGAGCTGTCAGAGAAGGCTGGTTATTTCAAGTATGACCCCAGCGCGTGCTCCGCGGACAGCATCCGCTCTCATATAGAAGATATGGGCTTCGAGGTCACAGACAACAGTGACGGAGAGACGCg GAACCTCCTCAACCCAGAGATCCCCACCGACACGCTGATAGACATGAGCACGGACGCCAGCCTGCTGCTCGCTGTGGTGGGGATGACCTGCCAGTCCTGTGTCGACTCCATACAgg GTGCCCTCAAAGACGTCCCAGGTGTAACCAGCTCAACAGTCAGCCTGGCCAAGGGCACGGCGCTGGTGACCTTCACCCCGGCCGAGGTCACTCCGGACCTCATTAAGGACACCATCTACAACCTCGGCTTCGACGTGGACATCATCAGCGTCACTGACAAAG AAGCAGAGAATAAGGACCAGGGCGGCTCCGGGGACAGGCGGGCGCGCGCGGGAGGGGGGGAGGCCACCGCGAAGACGAAC GGTAACGCGCCGTCAGAGATATCCAGGTGCACCCTGGAGGTGAAGGGCATGACGTGCGCCTCGTGTGTCGCGGCCATAGAGAAACATTGTGCCAAATTGACGG GTGTGCATTCGATAGTGATAGCCCTCCTGGCGGCTAAGGCCGAGGTCCGCTACGAGCCGGCCAAGATATCCGCAGCAGCCATCGCCGACTCCATCACCGAGCTGGGGTTCAGCTCCGAGCTCATCAGCGACAGCGGGGCGCCGAAGGATTTGAACCTACTA ATCAAGGGCATGACCTGTGCGTCGTGTGTCAACAAGATAGAGAAGTCCCTCATGAAGCTGAACGGCGTGGTCTCCTGTTCCGTGGCGCTCACCACCAGCAA GGGTAAAGTCAAGTATGACCCCGAGGTAATCGGTGCTCGCCGCATCTGTGATGCTGTAGGGGACCTCGGCTTCGAGGCCAACGTCGTGGGATCGCAGCACAAAGGCACCGCCAACTATTTGGAGCACAA AGAAGAGATCCGTCGTTGGCGTAACGCGTTCCTGGTATCCCTGATATTCGGCGCGCCGTGTATGGCGGCCATGACTTACTTCATGCTGGGCATGGGCCATCACTCCGCCAGGGACATGTGCTGCGTGCTGCCTGGACTCAGTCTCGAGAACCTGCTGCTGTGGCTGCTGGCGACCCCCGTGCAG tTTATAGGCGGCTGGCACTTCTATAAACAGGCGTACAAAGCGTTGAGACACGGGACATCAAACATGGATGTACTTATATCTATGACCACTACTATAAG ttatttatattccgTGGGCGCAGTGAGCGCGGCCATGGCGCTACAGAAGGACACCAGCCCTCTCACGTTTTTCGACACGCCGCCCATGTTACTAGTGTTCGTGTCATTAGGCAGGTGGCTAGAACACATAGCTAAG GGTAAGACTTCCGAGGCGCTATCAAAGTTGTTATCTCTGAAGCCCACGGAGGCTGTTCTCGTCACCCTGGACCCTGAAGGCCGCGAGATCTCGGAGAAGAACATACCAGTAGACCTGGTGGAGAGGGGGGACATTCTAAAG gTTGTTCCGGGAGCGAAGATCCCAGTAGACGGAAAGGTGATCTCCGGCCAGAGCACCTGTGATGAATCTCTCATAACCGGGGAGTCCATGCCGGTCGCTAAGACCAAAG ATTCCCTGGTGATAGGAGGCAGCATGAACCAACACGGCGCGCTGCTGGTGAGGGCCACTCACACCGGCGAGGCCAGCACACTCGCACAGATCGTGAGGCTGGTGGAGGACGCGCAGAGCAGCAAGGCACCCGTACAAAGACTCGCTGACACTATCGCCTC TTACTTCGTGCCGATGGTGGTGTTCCTGTCGCTGCTGACGTTGGTCTGCTGGACCATCAGCGGCGCCCTGGACGTGGACAGAATCAAGGCTATCACTCCG GAGATCTACCGCGACGCGGGATTCTCGGACTGGGAGCTGATAGTGCAAACGGCCTTCCACTTCGCCCTGTCGGTGTTGGCGATAGCCTGTCCCTGTGCGCTAGGGCTCGCCACGCCCACGGCCGTCATGGTGGCCACGGGCGTGGGCGCGCGGCTAGGACTGCTCATCAAAGGGGCAGAGCCTCTTGAGAACGCTCACAAG GTCAAGACGGTGATATTCGACAAGACTGGCACCGTCACGCGAGGGGACACGTCCGTGGCGAGGGTCTCCATACTGACGGGCGACCCCTCCACCTTACCGGAAGTCATCACGTGTATCCTGACAGCGGAACTGAACAGCGAACATCCGGTCGCCTCcg CCATCGTGCGGTGGTGTACGAGCGTGGTGGGCTCCCCACGAGCACTCGTCCGAGGCTTCACGGCGGCTCCGGGGTGCGGGTTGCGAGCACGCGTGCTCCTGACCGAGCGACCCCCGGGACTGGACAAGGATGGAGTCCTGTCACATCTGGGGGGAGTCCCCGTGGAGCTGGTGGGAGGGGAGGGAGACGCCGCGCTCAGCTCCGCCCAGGCCGCTGCCAGGTTACAGAGGGTCATCAAGGCGGCGGAGCAGGGGGAG GAGGTGGAGCAGGTGGTGCTTATAGGGAACAGAGAGTGGATGCACAGGAACGGAGTCATGGTCCCTCGAAGGGTGCAGGAACAGCTGCGGACGGACGAGGAGTTAGGGAGGACGGCTGTACTGGTAGCCATTAACG ACCAACTGGTGTGCACGATCGGCGTGTCGGACCAGGTGAAGCCTGAGGCGCACCTGGCCGTGTACTGCCTCAAGAAGATGGGGTTGGAGGTGTGTCTGCTGACGGGAGACAACAAGAAGACGGCCGCGGCCATAGCGAGACAG GTGGGAATCAATAAGGTGTTCGCGGAAGTGCTGCCCTCACACAAGGTGGCCAAGGTCCAGGAGTTACAGGACAAGGGGCAGAAGGTGGCCATG GTGGGTGACGGTGTCAATGACTCCCCGGCGCTGGCTCGAGCTGATGTCGGTGTAGCCATCGCCAGCGGTACGGACGTGGCCGTGGAAGCAGCCGATTTAGTGCTTATGAGG AGCGACCTGCTGGACGTGGTGTCGTGCCTGCAGCTGTCGCGGGTCACGGTGCGCCGCATCAGGATGAACTTCGTGTTCGCTTCCGTCTACAACCTGCTGGGCATCCCGCTGGCCAGCGGAGCCTTCGCGCTCTACGGCCTGCAGCTCCAG CCGTGGATGGCGTCCGCTGCTATGGCCATGAGCTCGGTGTCCGTGGTGTGCTCCAGCCTGCTGCTGAAGAC CTTCAGGAAGCCGACGATGGAGCAGCTGAAAACTCCAGAGTATCTCCAGTCCTTACACCAGGAACAGCTGGAGCAGCTGGAGGCGGTGGCGGTTCACCGCGGCCTGGACGAGAAGTTGGACCCTCAGGACAAAGGCACGCCTCTGGCCAA GTTGTTCACCCGCAGCAAGTCCACCGACGACTTCCTCCTGCGCGAGGAGGACGACCTGCTGACCGTCTCCTTCATACCGAAGAGGTCGAGCTAG
- the LOC116776693 gene encoding copper-transporting ATPase 2 isoform X3, protein MLSRGVKYKLLEDGDGGDPSPDLVSVRVPIHGMTCQSCVRSIEGSVRELPGIHYVKVELSEKAGYFKYDPSACSADSIRSHIEDMGFEVTDNSDGETRNLLNPEIPTDTLIDMSTDASLLLAVVGMTCQSCVDSIQGALKDVPGVTSSTVSLAKGTALVTFTPAEVTPDLIKDTIYNLGFDVDIISVTDKEAENKDQGGSGDRRARAGGGEATAKTNGNAPSEISRCTLEVKGMTCASCVAAIEKHCAKLTGVHSIVIALLAAKAEVRYEPAKISAAAIADSITELGFSSELISDSGAPKDLNLLIKGMTCASCVNKIEKSLMKLNGVVSCSVALTTSKGKVKYDPEVIGARRICDAVGDLGFEANVVGSQHKGTANYLEHKEEIRRWRNAFLVSLIFGAPCMAAMTYFMLGMGHHSARDMCCVLPGLSLENLLLWLLATPVQFIGGWHFYKQAYKALRHGTSNMDVLISMTTTISYLYSVGAVSAAMALQKDTSPLTFFDTPPMLLVFVSLGRWLEHIAKGKTSEALSKLLSLKPTEAVLVTLDPEGREISEKNIPVDLVERGDILKVVPGAKIPVDGKVISGQSTCDESLITGESMPVAKTKDSLVIGGSMNQHGALLVRATHTGEASTLAQIVRLVEDAQSSKAPVQRLADTIASYFVPMVVFLSLLTLVCWTISGALDVDRIKAITPEIYRDAGFSDWELIVQTAFHFALSVLAIACPCALGLATPTAVMVATGVGARLGLLIKGAEPLENAHKVKTVIFDKTGTVTRGDTSVARVSILTGDPSTLPEVITCILTAELNSEHPVASAIVRWCTSVVGSPRALVRGFTAAPGCGLRARVLLTERPPGLDKDGVLSHLGGVPVELVGGEGDAALSSAQAAARLQRVIKAAEQGEEVEQVVLIGNREWMHRNGVMVPRRVQEQLRTDEELGRTAVLVAINDQLVCTIGVSDQVKPEAHLAVYCLKKMGLEVCLLTGDNKKTAAAIARQVGINKVFAEVLPSHKVAKVQELQDKGQKVAMVGDGVNDSPALARADVGVAIASGTDVAVEAADLVLMRSDLLDVVSCLQLSRVTVRRIRMNFVFASVYNLLGIPLASGAFALYGLQLQPWMASAAMAMSSVSVVCSSLLLKTFRKPTMEQLKTPEYLQSLHQEQLEQLEAVAVHRGLDEKLDPQDKGTPLAKSRVSLTSPLVKC, encoded by the exons ATGCTGTCAAGAGGAGTTAAGTACAAGTTACTGGAGGATGGCGACGGAGG TGATCCCAGTCCAGACCTGGTCTCCGTGCGTGTCCCCATCCATGGCATGACCTGCCAGTCCTGTGTGAGGAGCATCGAGGGATCAGTCCGGGAACTGCCGGGAATTCACTACGTTAAG GTGGAGCTGTCAGAGAAGGCTGGTTATTTCAAGTATGACCCCAGCGCGTGCTCCGCGGACAGCATCCGCTCTCATATAGAAGATATGGGCTTCGAGGTCACAGACAACAGTGACGGAGAGACGCg GAACCTCCTCAACCCAGAGATCCCCACCGACACGCTGATAGACATGAGCACGGACGCCAGCCTGCTGCTCGCTGTGGTGGGGATGACCTGCCAGTCCTGTGTCGACTCCATACAgg GTGCCCTCAAAGACGTCCCAGGTGTAACCAGCTCAACAGTCAGCCTGGCCAAGGGCACGGCGCTGGTGACCTTCACCCCGGCCGAGGTCACTCCGGACCTCATTAAGGACACCATCTACAACCTCGGCTTCGACGTGGACATCATCAGCGTCACTGACAAAG AAGCAGAGAATAAGGACCAGGGCGGCTCCGGGGACAGGCGGGCGCGCGCGGGAGGGGGGGAGGCCACCGCGAAGACGAAC GGTAACGCGCCGTCAGAGATATCCAGGTGCACCCTGGAGGTGAAGGGCATGACGTGCGCCTCGTGTGTCGCGGCCATAGAGAAACATTGTGCCAAATTGACGG GTGTGCATTCGATAGTGATAGCCCTCCTGGCGGCTAAGGCCGAGGTCCGCTACGAGCCGGCCAAGATATCCGCAGCAGCCATCGCCGACTCCATCACCGAGCTGGGGTTCAGCTCCGAGCTCATCAGCGACAGCGGGGCGCCGAAGGATTTGAACCTACTA ATCAAGGGCATGACCTGTGCGTCGTGTGTCAACAAGATAGAGAAGTCCCTCATGAAGCTGAACGGCGTGGTCTCCTGTTCCGTGGCGCTCACCACCAGCAA GGGTAAAGTCAAGTATGACCCCGAGGTAATCGGTGCTCGCCGCATCTGTGATGCTGTAGGGGACCTCGGCTTCGAGGCCAACGTCGTGGGATCGCAGCACAAAGGCACCGCCAACTATTTGGAGCACAA AGAAGAGATCCGTCGTTGGCGTAACGCGTTCCTGGTATCCCTGATATTCGGCGCGCCGTGTATGGCGGCCATGACTTACTTCATGCTGGGCATGGGCCATCACTCCGCCAGGGACATGTGCTGCGTGCTGCCTGGACTCAGTCTCGAGAACCTGCTGCTGTGGCTGCTGGCGACCCCCGTGCAG tTTATAGGCGGCTGGCACTTCTATAAACAGGCGTACAAAGCGTTGAGACACGGGACATCAAACATGGATGTACTTATATCTATGACCACTACTATAAG ttatttatattccgTGGGCGCAGTGAGCGCGGCCATGGCGCTACAGAAGGACACCAGCCCTCTCACGTTTTTCGACACGCCGCCCATGTTACTAGTGTTCGTGTCATTAGGCAGGTGGCTAGAACACATAGCTAAG GGTAAGACTTCCGAGGCGCTATCAAAGTTGTTATCTCTGAAGCCCACGGAGGCTGTTCTCGTCACCCTGGACCCTGAAGGCCGCGAGATCTCGGAGAAGAACATACCAGTAGACCTGGTGGAGAGGGGGGACATTCTAAAG gTTGTTCCGGGAGCGAAGATCCCAGTAGACGGAAAGGTGATCTCCGGCCAGAGCACCTGTGATGAATCTCTCATAACCGGGGAGTCCATGCCGGTCGCTAAGACCAAAG ATTCCCTGGTGATAGGAGGCAGCATGAACCAACACGGCGCGCTGCTGGTGAGGGCCACTCACACCGGCGAGGCCAGCACACTCGCACAGATCGTGAGGCTGGTGGAGGACGCGCAGAGCAGCAAGGCACCCGTACAAAGACTCGCTGACACTATCGCCTC TTACTTCGTGCCGATGGTGGTGTTCCTGTCGCTGCTGACGTTGGTCTGCTGGACCATCAGCGGCGCCCTGGACGTGGACAGAATCAAGGCTATCACTCCG GAGATCTACCGCGACGCGGGATTCTCGGACTGGGAGCTGATAGTGCAAACGGCCTTCCACTTCGCCCTGTCGGTGTTGGCGATAGCCTGTCCCTGTGCGCTAGGGCTCGCCACGCCCACGGCCGTCATGGTGGCCACGGGCGTGGGCGCGCGGCTAGGACTGCTCATCAAAGGGGCAGAGCCTCTTGAGAACGCTCACAAG GTCAAGACGGTGATATTCGACAAGACTGGCACCGTCACGCGAGGGGACACGTCCGTGGCGAGGGTCTCCATACTGACGGGCGACCCCTCCACCTTACCGGAAGTCATCACGTGTATCCTGACAGCGGAACTGAACAGCGAACATCCGGTCGCCTCcg CCATCGTGCGGTGGTGTACGAGCGTGGTGGGCTCCCCACGAGCACTCGTCCGAGGCTTCACGGCGGCTCCGGGGTGCGGGTTGCGAGCACGCGTGCTCCTGACCGAGCGACCCCCGGGACTGGACAAGGATGGAGTCCTGTCACATCTGGGGGGAGTCCCCGTGGAGCTGGTGGGAGGGGAGGGAGACGCCGCGCTCAGCTCCGCCCAGGCCGCTGCCAGGTTACAGAGGGTCATCAAGGCGGCGGAGCAGGGGGAG GAGGTGGAGCAGGTGGTGCTTATAGGGAACAGAGAGTGGATGCACAGGAACGGAGTCATGGTCCCTCGAAGGGTGCAGGAACAGCTGCGGACGGACGAGGAGTTAGGGAGGACGGCTGTACTGGTAGCCATTAACG ACCAACTGGTGTGCACGATCGGCGTGTCGGACCAGGTGAAGCCTGAGGCGCACCTGGCCGTGTACTGCCTCAAGAAGATGGGGTTGGAGGTGTGTCTGCTGACGGGAGACAACAAGAAGACGGCCGCGGCCATAGCGAGACAG GTGGGAATCAATAAGGTGTTCGCGGAAGTGCTGCCCTCACACAAGGTGGCCAAGGTCCAGGAGTTACAGGACAAGGGGCAGAAGGTGGCCATG GTGGGTGACGGTGTCAATGACTCCCCGGCGCTGGCTCGAGCTGATGTCGGTGTAGCCATCGCCAGCGGTACGGACGTGGCCGTGGAAGCAGCCGATTTAGTGCTTATGAGG AGCGACCTGCTGGACGTGGTGTCGTGCCTGCAGCTGTCGCGGGTCACGGTGCGCCGCATCAGGATGAACTTCGTGTTCGCTTCCGTCTACAACCTGCTGGGCATCCCGCTGGCCAGCGGAGCCTTCGCGCTCTACGGCCTGCAGCTCCAG CCGTGGATGGCGTCCGCTGCTATGGCCATGAGCTCGGTGTCCGTGGTGTGCTCCAGCCTGCTGCTGAAGAC CTTCAGGAAGCCGACGATGGAGCAGCTGAAAACTCCAGAGTATCTCCAGTCCTTACACCAGGAACAGCTGGAGCAGCTGGAGGCGGTGGCGGTTCACCGCGGCCTGGACGAGAAGTTGGACCCTCAGGACAAAGGCACGCCTCTGGCCAA AAGTCGCGTCTCTCTCACGTCGCCGCTCGTAAAGTGCTGA
- the LOC116776693 gene encoding copper-transporting ATPase 2 isoform X2, which produces MDGAFEPAEMSETEKLNDPSPDLVSVRVPIHGMTCQSCVRSIEGSVRELPGIHYVKVELSEKAGYFKYDPSACSADSIRSHIEDMGFEVTDNSDGETRNLLNPEIPTDTLIDMSTDASLLLAVVGMTCQSCVDSIQGALKDVPGVTSSTVSLAKGTALVTFTPAEVTPDLIKDTIYNLGFDVDIISVTDKEAENKDQGGSGDRRARAGGGEATAKTNGNAPSEISRCTLEVKGMTCASCVAAIEKHCAKLTGVHSIVIALLAAKAEVRYEPAKISAAAIADSITELGFSSELISDSGAPKDLNLLIKGMTCASCVNKIEKSLMKLNGVVSCSVALTTSKGKVKYDPEVIGARRICDAVGDLGFEANVVGSQHKGTANYLEHKEEIRRWRNAFLVSLIFGAPCMAAMTYFMLGMGHHSARDMCCVLPGLSLENLLLWLLATPVQFIGGWHFYKQAYKALRHGTSNMDVLISMTTTISYLYSVGAVSAAMALQKDTSPLTFFDTPPMLLVFVSLGRWLEHIAKGKTSEALSKLLSLKPTEAVLVTLDPEGREISEKNIPVDLVERGDILKVVPGAKIPVDGKVISGQSTCDESLITGESMPVAKTKDSLVIGGSMNQHGALLVRATHTGEASTLAQIVRLVEDAQSSKAPVQRLADTIASYFVPMVVFLSLLTLVCWTISGALDVDRIKAITPEIYRDAGFSDWELIVQTAFHFALSVLAIACPCALGLATPTAVMVATGVGARLGLLIKGAEPLENAHKVKTVIFDKTGTVTRGDTSVARVSILTGDPSTLPEVITCILTAELNSEHPVASAIVRWCTSVVGSPRALVRGFTAAPGCGLRARVLLTERPPGLDKDGVLSHLGGVPVELVGGEGDAALSSAQAAARLQRVIKAAEQGEEVEQVVLIGNREWMHRNGVMVPRRVQEQLRTDEELGRTAVLVAINDQLVCTIGVSDQVKPEAHLAVYCLKKMGLEVCLLTGDNKKTAAAIARQVGINKVFAEVLPSHKVAKVQELQDKGQKVAMVGDGVNDSPALARADVGVAIASGTDVAVEAADLVLMRSDLLDVVSCLQLSRVTVRRIRMNFVFASVYNLLGIPLASGAFALYGLQLQPWMASAAMAMSSVSVVCSSLLLKTFRKPTMEQLKTPEYLQSLHQEQLEQLEAVAVHRGLDEKLDPQDKGTPLAKLFTRSKSTDDFLLREEDDLLTVSFIPKRSS; this is translated from the exons TGATCCCAGTCCAGACCTGGTCTCCGTGCGTGTCCCCATCCATGGCATGACCTGCCAGTCCTGTGTGAGGAGCATCGAGGGATCAGTCCGGGAACTGCCGGGAATTCACTACGTTAAG GTGGAGCTGTCAGAGAAGGCTGGTTATTTCAAGTATGACCCCAGCGCGTGCTCCGCGGACAGCATCCGCTCTCATATAGAAGATATGGGCTTCGAGGTCACAGACAACAGTGACGGAGAGACGCg GAACCTCCTCAACCCAGAGATCCCCACCGACACGCTGATAGACATGAGCACGGACGCCAGCCTGCTGCTCGCTGTGGTGGGGATGACCTGCCAGTCCTGTGTCGACTCCATACAgg GTGCCCTCAAAGACGTCCCAGGTGTAACCAGCTCAACAGTCAGCCTGGCCAAGGGCACGGCGCTGGTGACCTTCACCCCGGCCGAGGTCACTCCGGACCTCATTAAGGACACCATCTACAACCTCGGCTTCGACGTGGACATCATCAGCGTCACTGACAAAG AAGCAGAGAATAAGGACCAGGGCGGCTCCGGGGACAGGCGGGCGCGCGCGGGAGGGGGGGAGGCCACCGCGAAGACGAAC GGTAACGCGCCGTCAGAGATATCCAGGTGCACCCTGGAGGTGAAGGGCATGACGTGCGCCTCGTGTGTCGCGGCCATAGAGAAACATTGTGCCAAATTGACGG GTGTGCATTCGATAGTGATAGCCCTCCTGGCGGCTAAGGCCGAGGTCCGCTACGAGCCGGCCAAGATATCCGCAGCAGCCATCGCCGACTCCATCACCGAGCTGGGGTTCAGCTCCGAGCTCATCAGCGACAGCGGGGCGCCGAAGGATTTGAACCTACTA ATCAAGGGCATGACCTGTGCGTCGTGTGTCAACAAGATAGAGAAGTCCCTCATGAAGCTGAACGGCGTGGTCTCCTGTTCCGTGGCGCTCACCACCAGCAA GGGTAAAGTCAAGTATGACCCCGAGGTAATCGGTGCTCGCCGCATCTGTGATGCTGTAGGGGACCTCGGCTTCGAGGCCAACGTCGTGGGATCGCAGCACAAAGGCACCGCCAACTATTTGGAGCACAA AGAAGAGATCCGTCGTTGGCGTAACGCGTTCCTGGTATCCCTGATATTCGGCGCGCCGTGTATGGCGGCCATGACTTACTTCATGCTGGGCATGGGCCATCACTCCGCCAGGGACATGTGCTGCGTGCTGCCTGGACTCAGTCTCGAGAACCTGCTGCTGTGGCTGCTGGCGACCCCCGTGCAG tTTATAGGCGGCTGGCACTTCTATAAACAGGCGTACAAAGCGTTGAGACACGGGACATCAAACATGGATGTACTTATATCTATGACCACTACTATAAG ttatttatattccgTGGGCGCAGTGAGCGCGGCCATGGCGCTACAGAAGGACACCAGCCCTCTCACGTTTTTCGACACGCCGCCCATGTTACTAGTGTTCGTGTCATTAGGCAGGTGGCTAGAACACATAGCTAAG GGTAAGACTTCCGAGGCGCTATCAAAGTTGTTATCTCTGAAGCCCACGGAGGCTGTTCTCGTCACCCTGGACCCTGAAGGCCGCGAGATCTCGGAGAAGAACATACCAGTAGACCTGGTGGAGAGGGGGGACATTCTAAAG gTTGTTCCGGGAGCGAAGATCCCAGTAGACGGAAAGGTGATCTCCGGCCAGAGCACCTGTGATGAATCTCTCATAACCGGGGAGTCCATGCCGGTCGCTAAGACCAAAG ATTCCCTGGTGATAGGAGGCAGCATGAACCAACACGGCGCGCTGCTGGTGAGGGCCACTCACACCGGCGAGGCCAGCACACTCGCACAGATCGTGAGGCTGGTGGAGGACGCGCAGAGCAGCAAGGCACCCGTACAAAGACTCGCTGACACTATCGCCTC TTACTTCGTGCCGATGGTGGTGTTCCTGTCGCTGCTGACGTTGGTCTGCTGGACCATCAGCGGCGCCCTGGACGTGGACAGAATCAAGGCTATCACTCCG GAGATCTACCGCGACGCGGGATTCTCGGACTGGGAGCTGATAGTGCAAACGGCCTTCCACTTCGCCCTGTCGGTGTTGGCGATAGCCTGTCCCTGTGCGCTAGGGCTCGCCACGCCCACGGCCGTCATGGTGGCCACGGGCGTGGGCGCGCGGCTAGGACTGCTCATCAAAGGGGCAGAGCCTCTTGAGAACGCTCACAAG GTCAAGACGGTGATATTCGACAAGACTGGCACCGTCACGCGAGGGGACACGTCCGTGGCGAGGGTCTCCATACTGACGGGCGACCCCTCCACCTTACCGGAAGTCATCACGTGTATCCTGACAGCGGAACTGAACAGCGAACATCCGGTCGCCTCcg CCATCGTGCGGTGGTGTACGAGCGTGGTGGGCTCCCCACGAGCACTCGTCCGAGGCTTCACGGCGGCTCCGGGGTGCGGGTTGCGAGCACGCGTGCTCCTGACCGAGCGACCCCCGGGACTGGACAAGGATGGAGTCCTGTCACATCTGGGGGGAGTCCCCGTGGAGCTGGTGGGAGGGGAGGGAGACGCCGCGCTCAGCTCCGCCCAGGCCGCTGCCAGGTTACAGAGGGTCATCAAGGCGGCGGAGCAGGGGGAG GAGGTGGAGCAGGTGGTGCTTATAGGGAACAGAGAGTGGATGCACAGGAACGGAGTCATGGTCCCTCGAAGGGTGCAGGAACAGCTGCGGACGGACGAGGAGTTAGGGAGGACGGCTGTACTGGTAGCCATTAACG ACCAACTGGTGTGCACGATCGGCGTGTCGGACCAGGTGAAGCCTGAGGCGCACCTGGCCGTGTACTGCCTCAAGAAGATGGGGTTGGAGGTGTGTCTGCTGACGGGAGACAACAAGAAGACGGCCGCGGCCATAGCGAGACAG GTGGGAATCAATAAGGTGTTCGCGGAAGTGCTGCCCTCACACAAGGTGGCCAAGGTCCAGGAGTTACAGGACAAGGGGCAGAAGGTGGCCATG GTGGGTGACGGTGTCAATGACTCCCCGGCGCTGGCTCGAGCTGATGTCGGTGTAGCCATCGCCAGCGGTACGGACGTGGCCGTGGAAGCAGCCGATTTAGTGCTTATGAGG AGCGACCTGCTGGACGTGGTGTCGTGCCTGCAGCTGTCGCGGGTCACGGTGCGCCGCATCAGGATGAACTTCGTGTTCGCTTCCGTCTACAACCTGCTGGGCATCCCGCTGGCCAGCGGAGCCTTCGCGCTCTACGGCCTGCAGCTCCAG CCGTGGATGGCGTCCGCTGCTATGGCCATGAGCTCGGTGTCCGTGGTGTGCTCCAGCCTGCTGCTGAAGAC CTTCAGGAAGCCGACGATGGAGCAGCTGAAAACTCCAGAGTATCTCCAGTCCTTACACCAGGAACAGCTGGAGCAGCTGGAGGCGGTGGCGGTTCACCGCGGCCTGGACGAGAAGTTGGACCCTCAGGACAAAGGCACGCCTCTGGCCAA GTTGTTCACCCGCAGCAAGTCCACCGACGACTTCCTCCTGCGCGAGGAGGACGACCTGCTGACCGTCTCCTTCATACCGAAGAGGTCGAGCTAG